In the genome of Ctenopharyngodon idella isolate HZGC_01 chromosome 16, HZGC01, whole genome shotgun sequence, the window aaaaaaaaggataaaacaAAAGGTTatgatttacaataaataaatacaacatgcCACTCCAGGTACACAGACTAGAAGAGTGTATGTAATTCCTGAGTGTTTGAGTCTTTGGGTTCACTGCTACGGCGTGCCCTCAGAAGTGGCTGTGATATCTGCCGCCTCTACTAATGTCACTGTTTCTCCTGCTGTTGAATCAAGGGGTTCCTCTTTAATGATTATGGCCCCTTCCGGCAACATGACAACTTCCTCTTCACTGAccacctcctcctcttcctcttcctggaGCACCACTTCCTCTTGGGGCTCTGTGCTGGTGCCATTGGTCTGCCCGTTGGCGATGGCTTCTAGTTTAAGCCTGTACTGCTCAGCTTCCTGTTCCTTTCTTAGTAACTGCTGTCGGTATTCCTGTGCTTTTCTGTTTGCCTCTTTTAGTTGCTGTTCCAGTAATTCCCTACTGTCCTTCTCATCGGGTTCCTGCAGAAAACATCAAACAGTTAAAtttaccatgaaatcaaaattgacaattttaaagaggtcatgcactgcatttcttttgattttatgtttcctgagatgcacttataatgttagtatgatttttttacCCTGATTTTACCCTGTGAGACTTATAtaaacgcccactgctatgattggctaacatacagtgggtacggaaagtattcagacccccttaaatttttcactctttgttatattgcagccatttgctaaaatgatttttatgttcatttttttttcctcattaatgtacacacagcaccccatattgacagaaaaacacagaattgttgacatttttgcagatttattaaaaaagaaaaactgaaatatcacatggccctaagtattcagaccctttgctcagtatttagtagaagcacccttttgatctaatacagccatgagtctttttggaaaagatgcaacaagtttttcacacctggatttggggatcctctgccattcctccttgcagatcctctccagttctgtcaggttggatggtaaacgttggtggacagccatttttaggtctctccagagatgctcagttgggtttaagtcagggctctggctgggccattcaagaacagtcacagagttgttgtgaagccactccttcgttattttagctgtgtgcttagggtcattgtcttgttggaaggtaaaccttcggcccagtctgaggtcctgagcactctggagaaggttttcgtccaggatatccctgtacttggctgcattcatctttccctcgattgcaaccagtcgtcctgtccctgcagctgaaaaacacccccacagcatgatgctgccaccaccatgcttcactgttgggactgtattggacaggtgatgagcagtgcctggttttctccacacataccgcttagaattaaggccaaaaagttctatcttggtctcatcagaccaaagaatcttatttctcaccatcttggagtccttcaggtgttttttcatgtgtcttgcactgaggagaggcttccgttgggccactctgccataaagccccaactggtggagggctgcagtgatggttgactttctacaactttctcccatctcccaactgcatctctggagctcagccacagtgatctttgggttcttctttacctctctcaccaaggctcttctcccccgatagctcagtttggccggacggccagctctaggaagggttctggtcgtcccaaacgtcttccatttaaggattatggaggccactgtgctcttaggaaccttaagtgcagcagaaatttttttgtaaccttggccagatctgtgccttgccacaattctgtctctgagctcttcaggcagttcctttgacctcatgattctcatttgctctgacatgcactgtgagctgtaaggtcttatatagacaggtgtgtggctttcctaatcaagtccaatcagtataatcaaacacagctggactcaaatgaaggtgtagaaccatctcaaggatgatcagaagaaatggacagcacctgagttaaatatatgagtgtcacagcaaagggtctgaatacttaggaccatgtgatatttcagtttttcttttttaataaatctgcaaaaatgtcaacaattctgtgtttttctgtcaatatggggtgctgtgtgtacattaatgaggaaaaaaaatgaacttaaatgattttagcaaatggctgcaatataacaaagagtgacaaatttaagggggtctgaatactttccgtacccactgtatatgaaTGCAGTAATCtcatcattacatatcagaaatcACAGATTAGGCATTAGAAGTAACACGGTTACTTACACATTGTGGCACTACCATCAGGTCCATATCTTAcaataaaagtctgtttgcaaagcccgCACCAAAATTGCGTATGATTTATCAAAGGATCCTCAGTGAAATGTACTGAACATCTACTGATctgagacattcacatagttgaaaataaataagcacTTAGGATCCTTTGGAAGgtgatgttatttttagtccagtgATCCTGTATTGCTCTTCTCTCCTTCTCATCTCACTAACGTGCCAGTGGGCAGGGGCCAAAGACacaatgatgtagaagtaggcaTTGATCTTCTTCTGCCGAGGCAGTATTTCGTCACTCTGTTATgtcataatgtgacaaaatcctAAACTTTCCAAGTCTTTTTCAGAGCTTGGTTtcagtaaaagctgtttttggactacaGGTTTGACAGgatgtttttatagtacaatgacctctaaCATGTCAAAAGATccaggaaaatttgatttctcatttcATGAAcactttaattctttttttatggaatattgcagtattataaatgattgatccaagcacatcattattttttttaaattcatgtgccctcaaaacctttaatcaaaataacttcccctccctcttgcagtgacatctcttctcttctctgatgacgtgttcaCCGGCGCGAGAGCAAGAcatcctgtcactcacatgacatcacagcaatagcaaaccacaacgatccaatcaattttcgatggacaaaatcaagtcccgtcctacattttttttcttgttcaaaaaTTCGCTCAGATATTCGTCAcaaaagaaaagactatcgtaACTTTCTTTCATGCTGACTTTTGCATCCCAAAAAGTAAGATTTAAATAAGAATCTCTACCGGTCTCACCTTATGTTTGACATCTGTGTGGTTGACGGTTGATTCGAATTTCCGCTTCCGCGTTGGAACTGGTTTGGTGTCCTCTGTTATGATTTCTTCTGCTATCTGACCCGCGGGCACTGCAACCACTAAATATATACAGACATGTCAGAATATAAATACTGCAAAATCCTAAAAGAACTATAAAGTAATGCTGCAACAATCTACTCACTTTGCTGCCCCTGCATTGTGACAAAGAATTTCTGTCCCAAGTTGCCAGGCTGCAGGTTTCCCTGTTGGTCAGTTACTATGGTGATGACTCTCTGACCATCTTCCCCTACAAGATGCTGGATGGCAGAATCCACTGAATCAGCAGCAATCACACTCTCTGAAGCTCCTGCAGGAATATAGAAGCAATTTGTTTGGAAGGGAGAAATACACTAATAACAATCTCTAGGTGCATACAGTTCAAATATAggtaaaaactttaaaatgctaATTAAATACTGTTGTCTATGTTCCCAAACGTCAAtatcaaaatgcaaaacaaGCACAAAATGCAAGAAAAATTGGCTTTAGTGAGTAAATAAAATGCCAGTTGGCAGGTAATTTTCTTATGAACCGCCACAAAATCAgttcaaattaatcaaatttaaagcGCAAATGAAAACAAGTGGTAGAAACCAGCTAAAGAAACTTGTCACAACTcatgttgcttaatatttttgtggaaaccgtgatacttttttatgaatttttgatgaatagtaTAGAACGTTCAAAagcacagcatttatttgaaatagacatctttttaattataaatgtctttactgtcacttttgatcaatgtaatgtctccttgctaaaaaaaaaaaaaaagtattaatttagtttaaaaagttctaatgaccccagacttttgaatggtagtgtatatgtgaAAACTCCTTGCTTTTAAGCCAACAAACTGAGTATACTAGGAAGAAAATTAGTGATTCAGATCATTTTTGACAGGAAGGATAGAAAGAATAGATTGCCACTGCCATTGTTGTCATAGggacacattttataaataaaaattatgtagAAATATATAGTACCATGCACACCCAAATCTGCAGCAGGTGtgcaacaaaacataaaacgtaaaccaaaaaattaaataaatcttgCACACCACTCGAATTTGCTGATTCACTTAACAGCTTACCTGAGGGAGGTCTGTTGGCTGCATATTAAAGCTATTAAATGATTCAGCAAGTTTGAGTGGtgtgcaagattttttttttttttttgatttttttgttttaaataaaattaaattatataaacgtTTCATGGCTTGCAAATTATCTGAAGTAACAAACTGTAATGAAACTCATACCTGTGTTAGCCTTAGCATTGGTGAGAACAATATCAGAGAGATTGAccactccagaggaggagatgatGAACTGAGGGCTGGCAGAGGCAGGTGATGTGCTGCTTAGGATTGTCCTTTCTGGATTCATGTTCACTTGGTTCTGCATTCCCTCCTAGTATAACAAACAATCCAGTCAAGTTAAGATACAGCTAAGTTATACAGCTTGATTTCACCTAAAAACATTGCTAAATACACAGCAGCTGGTGAGTTTTAGATTGTGCCTTAATATCTGATAGTAATATCTGTAATTTTTTACCTGTAACAAGAGCATCAGCTCAGTGTTTCCTCGGTCCACTGCAATGTTAAAAGGCGTCTTGTCAAACTTGCTGAGGGCGTGGGTATCAGCACCATATTTGATTAATAGCTCCACAACCCCCCTGTGCCCATGTTCCGTAGCCCAGTGCAAGGCGGTCATTTTCAGCATGTCTTTGGCATTGATGTCTGCTCCACTCTGTCCCAGACAGGAGCAGAATCAGATAtaacaacacaacaaaaattaAGAATGTCAAAATTTGAATAATCCAACTCTCTTCTGAGATCATTTGTTCTTACCTTGACCAATAATTCAACAATGCTTGAGTGGCCCTCTGCCGCAGCCATGTGGAGGGGGGTCCGATCCACTTTAGTGCGGGCATCTCTACTAACGCCGGCACGGAGAAGCACCTCAGCGGTGGAGTAGTGCCCATATTGAGCTGCTAAATGAAGTGGCGAGGTTCCCAGCTAAAACATATTACCATCATCATTACTGTTATAGTAAAATGCAGATTATAAATGGCAGACAATAGGCAATTGGTCTGCATTTGTAGTATGCTTGAGCAGCAAATACAACTCACCCAGTCTGTAGTAAAAGGAGCTCCATTGGCCATAAGTGACCTCACTTCATCATCCTGTCCTTTGCGCGCTGCCTCCAACAAACGCTTTCCCAAATCCACAAGCGACATCTAATGATGCAAATAAGGTTTGAAGCATTAGAATATACTAAATATTGATACTGAAAAGTTGCTTTATATCTCGACATCCACCTGTTTACATTCATAGGGCGTTTAACCAGATGAAGTGTTTCAAAGTAAATGTCCAAAAGATGTTAAGGAAACGGTTTTCCATATATACAAACTGTATACTGAATGACATTGTGGTTATATTAATCATAAGACTTTATTCCACAGGTATTTCCACAGTGTTTTAAGTGCCACGAAGCGGATGTGTACATTAATGTTAGACATAATTCATTATCAATAACAGGACGGGAAATAGTCATCATTTTATAATAAGGCAAGTTCCGGGGAAAGTTGATTTCATGCTGGACACTTTTGTTTACAATATCACTGTGTGGCTGGATGGACGTTTTCACACTTTAAAAAGTCAGGTTAATTATATCTATTATATAGTgatattatttacaaaaaaaaaaacccagtttGATTACTATATCAAAACAAGCGCAACAATGACTATTGTTACCTTATTGGTTGTCTTCAATGCGATTTTTGtaatatacacagtatattTTCCTAGATATTATACTACAGACTGTTTTCATGCGCAAGCTAATAATCTGACAGGTAAAgaacaaataatttaaagtgCAAATTTATCCTTTTCAACAAGTTGAGTAAGTTACGCGTAAGTTTTCAAGTTAGAAAATAGCTCTTCGTATTGACAGGTGATAGTCTGCAGTTACTATATCGCCAAAACcatgtaaaacatgtaattaaaATCTCTTTTAATGACAGTTCATCAAACTCCTCCAGTCAGTTTCTAGTAAACAGAATAAAGCAAAACTTCAGCTGCTCACCTCGCCAAAAATGTTTCCCGAAGACTTTTACTGAATTATAACACGTTAGATACGGTAAAAACCAGACGTATGCTTCGTTTAATGCGATTTAGTGTTCTATCATACTTTTCGATactttttgaaaacaaaaataacatacatGGGCTATGTATCGTCAAAGATGGCGCACGAACGGTACCGGAAGTAGAAATATTTGATTGGTTCTTCTTTGGTAGTGTTTAAAAGTTGAGACGTCTGTAGCGCACCCTACTGCATAACTGGTTGATATTTGTTACACCAgaagaaaaatgtaaatcatCTATTCTGTTTTTGGAAATGAAGAGGTTTATGCTCATTTATTTCCTCCAActtgttattttactatttaaatctatttaaaagGTTTTCCAATGCAAAGAATTTAAAAGCACAAAATCGGTTATGTGCAcgtttgcattaaaataaataagcataATGCATTGTGTGTCACACTatgaaaattaatactttttcgccaatgtaatatttatattcatggAAAAACAgctcatatatattttaatgaatgtattaaatgtatttgtcgTTAAAAATACATGTTATGCTATTGTTTTCATCAATATAAACactaatgcaaaaaaaaaataaaataaacttaatgaGACTCACCGCATAATGTTTAATAGCCTACACAATTTAATGCAAAAGTGCACACTGCTTACTGCTTTTAAATATCGAGCATTGGCAATCTGATAATCTCAGCAATTATATCCTAAAGAGACTAGAGAGAAATTTAAATGCAGTAAAGTAACAAGTTGGAGGAAATTAATCTAAATAAACCTCTCagttttcatcaaataatcgACAAATCAGatgaaaaaaatatctatagATTAAAGAAAGGCTTTATGTATGTCTTATATTGTATGTCTACTACATACATCagatatattgtatatatcAATAGCCTAATGGTGGCGCTGGTGGTCTCTGGTTTGAAGTATTTCCTCATATTAATGGGGGAAACTTCAACCACACCTCAGTGATCTGGGAAACACAGAGTCATTTCCACCCTCAGCTCTCCACACAAGAGGCGCTTCACTCCAGCCGTTCACAGGGACTCTCTTTTACACGTAAGGTAGcgtttttctttatattttaattcGTATGaggaaaaataactttttccaAGACTCTGTTGaactttattaattcatttgagTCGCTAACATGGCCCGGTATCGATCGAGCTGGATTGTTGTGCCAAACTTTTAGTAACAGTTAATGTTTGAATAAGAACAGCGCTGGTGTGCTTGAGTGATAAAGACCAGAAAGATAAGAGATGGACGCTGATAGTCTAGTTAACTTTAGTTGGATTACTCTCTGACAACTAAATCATCGAGGTGCTGTGAGTTAAAACTAGTCGATGGGGactgaaaacatttgtgaacTTTTAGACACTGCTGTATTGTTGTACTTCCTCCgggctgtttgttttttctgctTGCGGCTCAGTGGTTTGTTACTTTGTAACGTTTGTAAACCGTGGTTCCTCGTTTACTGGGCTCATTCTAGGTGTGTTTAGTAGCTGTCAGTTTAACAGGTTTCTTGCTCATAATTACACTGATTTTCCGTGTATTTCTCTTAGTTGTAACGGTTTTTCACAATAAAGGGTATTCAAGAAAGCGGTTGtgtgtctttaaaaaaatagtgAACTGCCTTCCTAGACAGCATAAAGAAGCCCTATAATTGCTGTCTATCTAGACAGCTCAGCTCAAAGTTTGAGACGGTTACACAGACTGGGTTGTGctaatattgtttgtttattgacgaattatttcatttatttattataaactacCATGTTGCTTTTCGACATGCACCGTattctttaaaattaattggaGTACCATGTACCTGTATGAATATATTAATCATTCAATACAACAATTGTGTATATATCAATGTACTATGGTATTATTACTATATGATACGTATGGAAATGTCATGATATTACTCCATGATACTGCCATAgtacttaattttctttttacgAAAATGGTAATactattcagatttttttaaaggttattTGGAGTATCTACCATATAAATAAATGCCACATTAAGTGAATATGGTAATTGTTCATTGCCATATTACATGtcaaagtaccatggtactgtcatagaaagaaatattaagatattaagattacaaaaacattgtatatttgtcttgtttttaaaGTCAAGATTAGATTTGTCTTATTTGCTTCATTTGTAGTCTGTCATTTCTTGCCTTGTATGATGGATTCTTGTCTACTTCattgaaattgttttttttctttctttcattaaaCAGATTCGTTTGCAACATCACTGGCTCACATAAACCCCACAGTCCTACAGAATCAactggaaatcagggtcccagaatAACTGAGGGAATTTCTGAGGGGTCATATATATACTTAAAGCAAAGACATCAACAAGGATTCTGTTGTGATCAGGACAGAGGTTTTTGGGACGAGCCACGGCTTATATCACTGAGTGTTGAGGATTAGATTCTCTGTCTATCTCGTCTCTAAACGGACTGCAGGGTGGCGAGAGAGAGGAGGGAATCCAACCGGTGCGCGCCGGAGATGAGTGCGTTCTGGCATAAGATTGGTTGCTGCGTGGTAGCCAAACCTCCTCCGGTAAGTGCCTCATTTGGAGagatttatagttttatttccCAGACTTTAATCATAAACCATTCTAATACAGTACAGCCTAGTTTTCAAGAATCTGCATGAATCACAGGTATTGATACCAGGCCCCCCTTGAGAGCAACATCTGGACTAATTTCATTAATTTGGTTTTCCCCGTGGCTCATGCGAGTTTTCTGTTCACTAATCACAAGAAGAATGACTCACGCTGGTCTAGGACAGAAAAGAAACCTTTCAGCTGATGTGAATGTGACCCAGATAGTCTCAGGAGTTTGTCAGGAGtgcaaaatgtgttttggagagtGAAGCCAGACGTGAAACTCAGATGGACAAAGAATTCTCTGTCATTAGACGGGTGAATGTGTGGAGGTAGCGTCATGGATCCAAATCACTTTGTATGTGAAGGAAGTCTGATAAATGTGCCCATACatgcatatttattattatgataaatGATCAagagtttgaggtcagtaagatttgttttttaaagaaataatacttttattcagcaaggatgcattaaattgatcatatttaaataaattctgttcttttgaactttgttcatTAAAttctattaataaaaaatgtatcacgggtttcaacaaaaatattaagcagcacaactgtttttaaaagtattactgagaaaagtttcttgagcaccaaatcagcatattagaatgatttctgagggatcatgtgacactgaagactggagtaatgatgctgaaaattcagctttgccatcacagaaataaataatatttaaaatatattaaagtacaaaacagctattttaaattgtaataatatttcacaatattccttttttttccgTTTTTCGGTTTGCTAAAttgcatgatttagtaaatcgagggaacgaattagtaaattgtgtgtatagcctactatttttttttttttttccctgcatgtcatgtgcggagCTTCGTATTGAACAGTAGTATtgaaagggacagttcacccaaaaatgaagatgttgtcgtcatttactcaccctcatgttgttccaaacctgtatgagtttttcttctgttgaacacaaaataagatattttaaagaatgttggtatccagacagttgatggcaccCATAGCACCcattcctactatggaagtcaatgggtgccgtaaactgtctggttacccacattctttcaaatatcattttttgtgttgaac includes:
- the gabpb2b gene encoding GA-binding protein subunit beta-2b codes for the protein MSLVDLGKRLLEAARKGQDDEVRSLMANGAPFTTDWLGTSPLHLAAQYGHYSTAEVLLRAGVSRDARTKVDRTPLHMAAAEGHSSIVELLVKSGADINAKDMLKMTALHWATEHGHRGVVELLIKYGADTHALSKFDKTPFNIAVDRGNTELMLLLQEGMQNQVNMNPERTILSSTSPASASPQFIISSSGVVNLSDIVLTNAKANTGASESVIAADSVDSAIQHLVGEDGQRVITIVTDQQGNLQPGNLGQKFFVTMQGQQMVAVPAGQIAEEIITEDTKPVPTRKRKFESTVNHTDVKHKEPDEKDSRELLEQQLKEANRKAQEYRQQLLRKEQEAEQYRLKLEAIANGQTNGTSTEPQEEVVLQEEEEEEVVSEEEVVMLPEGAIIIKEEPLDSTAGETVTLVEAADITATSEGTP